A single Saccopteryx bilineata isolate mSacBil1 chromosome 9, mSacBil1_pri_phased_curated, whole genome shotgun sequence DNA region contains:
- the LOC136313668 gene encoding LOW QUALITY PROTEIN: synaptotagmin-15-like (The sequence of the model RefSeq protein was modified relative to this genomic sequence to represent the inferred CDS: inserted 2 bases in 1 codon; deleted 2 bases in 1 codon), producing the protein MRSCPATDRKGKVDVLGTSPKHTHSDGREFPDVATVSDKKSRRKELKGGGRGLTTPCTELGSAPRPCWAGPKQGQSGAELPPRALGPACAVSRRRARACRGTASRTHLSPCDALQQPDSRRRRRRRREARRPARPGARPHPDGRPRAGQVVPVIGGVSGGLLLLLLLFIGVSCCLWKKTGTKFTYEELPGTGAASTPPGDKLCPLHTGAQMSRPPGVPFVVPPSLQSQDWAPLHNXEQAQLQRDSCPAPELLPHATGSSPDLPASVLQEIACVMGINPELYKRSEDKSETDFPEGCLGRLWFSMEYQQEAERLLVGLIKVQQLQAPSETCSPLVRLHLLPDEQCFLYSKSKRNTTNPQFDEHFIFQVAPQDRQDLRRILLFSVYHVDRQRKHQLLGQVLFPLKSETLAGNCRSIIWRDLEGDMAPFPGSFQPPSEFGDLRFCLSHNDCLSRLTVVVLRAKGLKLRDSRFVSVFVKLSLMNHKFVKCKKTSAVLGSANPMYNETFSFKADPTELDTASLSLTVLQSSEGDKSQPLGPVVLGSYMYARGKELEHWTEMLSKPKELVKRWHALCHTPES; encoded by the exons atgcggtcct GTCCGGCCACGGAccgaaaaggtaaagtggatgtgcttgggacgTCTCCGAAGCACACGCACTCGGACGGAAGAGagttccctgatgtagctacagTTTCAGACAAgaagtctcggaggaaagaactgaaaggcggaggcaggggacttaccacaccgtgcACCGAATTGG GGTCAGCTCCGCGCCCTTGCTGGGCCGGCCCAAAGCAGGGCCAATCCGGGGCGGAGCTGCCGCCTCGGGCGCTGGGCCCTGCCTGCGCTGTCTCCCGCCGCAGGGCTAGGGCCTGTCGAGGGACAGCCTCCCGCACTCATCTATCGCCCTGCGACGCGCTTCAACAGCCTGACtccaggcggcggcggcggcggcggcgggaggcGCGGAGACCTGCGAGACCCGGCGCTAGGCCGCACCCCGACGGCCGGCCCAGGGCGG GGCAGGTGGTCCCAGTGATTGGGGGCGTCTCTGggggcctgctgctgctgctgctgctgttcatCGGGGTGAGCTGCTGTCTCTGGAAGAAGACGGGTACCAAGTTCACCTATGAGGAGCTGCCAGGGACTGGGGCAGCCTCCACCCCACCAGGGGACAAGCTCTGCCCCCTGCACACTGGGGCCCAGATGAGCAG GCCACCAGGTGTGCCATTTGTGGTGCCCCCTTCCCTCCAAAGCCAAGACTGGGCGCCCCTGCACAA AGAGCAGGCCCAACTGCAACGGGACTCCTGCCCAGCCCCGGAGCTCCTGCCCCACGCCACCGGCAGCAGCCCTG ACCTCCCAGCTTCTGTGTTGCAGGAAATAGCGTGTGTGATGGGGATCAACCCAGAGCTGTACAAGCGTTCAGAGGACAAGAGTGAGACCGACTTCCCAGAGGGCTGCCTGGGGCGGCTGTGGTTCTCCATGGAGTACCAGCAGGAGGCTGAGCGACTGCTAGTGGGCCTGATCAAGGTGCAGCAGCTCCAGGCCCCCTCAGAGACCTGCAGCCCCCTGGTGAGGCTCCACCTACTACCAGATGAGCAGTGCTTCCTCTATTCCAAGTCCAAACGCAACACCACCAACCCACAGTTTGATGAGCACTTCATCTTCCAGGTAGCGCCTCAGGACAGGCAGGATCTGAGAAGGATCCTACT GTTCTCAGTGTACCACGTGGACAGGCAGAGGAAGCACCAGCTTCTGGGCCAGGTGCTGTTCCCCCTGAAGAGTGAGACCCTGGCAGGCAACTGTCGGAGCATTATCTGGAGAGACCTGGAG GGAGACATGGCGCCTTTCCCTGGGTCTTTCCAGCCTCCCTCAGAGTTTGGCGACCTCCGGTTCTGCCTCAGCCACAACGACTGCCTGAGCCGCCTCACAGTAGTTGTGCTGCGAGCCAAGGGCCTGAAGCTGCGGGACAGCAGATTTGTCA GTGTGTTTGTCAAACTGTCTCTGATGAACCACAAGTTTGTCAAGTGCAAGAAGACGTCAGCTGTGTTGGGCTCTGCCAACCCCATGTACAATGAGACCTTCAGCTTCAAGGCCGACCCCACTGAACTGGACACTGCCAGCCTAAGCCTGACCGTGCTGCAGAGCTCCGAGGGGGACA AGAGCCAGCCTCTGGGCCCAGTGGTGCTCGGCTCCTACATG TATGCCCGAGGCAAAGAGCTAGAGCACTGGACTGAGATGCTTAGCAAGCCCAAGGAGTTGGTGAAGCGCTGGCACGCTCTCTGCCACACCCCGGAGTCCTGA